ATCCTGGTCGTGGACGTGCCCATCCACCTGGATGACGGCACCGTCGCGCACTTCGAGGGCTACCGCGTGCAGCACAACACGTCGCGCGGGCCCGCCAAGGGCGGCGTGCGCTACCACCAGGACGTGACGCTCAGCGAGGTCATGGCGCTGTCGGCGTGGATGACCGTGAAGAACGCCGCCGTGAACCTCCCGTACGGGGGCGGCAAGGGCGGCATCCGCATCGACCCCCGCCAGTACAGCACGGGGGAACTGGAGCGCCTGACCCGCCGCTACACCACCGAGATCGGCCTGATCATCGGGCCGGAAAAGGACATCCCCGCGCCGGACGTGAACACCAACCCGCAGACCATGGCGTGGATGATGGACACGTACTCCATGAACGTGGGCCGCACCGCGACCGGCGTCGTGACCGGCAAGCCCGTGTCCCTGGGCGGCAGCCTGGGCCGCGGCGACGCCACCGGGCGCGGCGTGTTCGTGACCGGCGCCGAGGCCATGAAGAAACTCGGGATGCCCATGCAGGGCGCCAGGGTGGCCGTGCAGGGCTTCGGGAACGTGGGTGAGGCCGCCGCGCGCATCTTCCACGAGCACGGCGCGAAGATCGTCGCCATTCAGGACGTGACCGGCACGATCCACAGCGACGCGGGGATCGACCCGAAGGCCGCGCTGGAACACCTGCGCCGCACCGGCAAGATCACCGAGATGCCCGGCACCGAGGAGATCAAGCGGGACGAGTTCTGGGGCGTGGACTGCGACGTGATGATCCCCGCCGCGCTGGAAAAACAGATCACCCTGGCGAACGCCGGGCAGATCAAGGCGAAACTGATCGTCGAGGGCGCCAACGGCCCCACCATTCCCGCCGCGGACGACCTGCTCGCCGAACGCGGCGTGACCGTCGTGCCGGACGTCCTCGCGAACGCGGGCGGCGTGACCGTGTCGTACTTCGAGTGGGTGCAGGACTTCAGCTCGTTCTTCTGGACGGAAGACGA
The sequence above is drawn from the Deinococcus sedimenti genome and encodes:
- a CDS encoding Glu/Leu/Phe/Val family dehydrogenase, whose amino-acid sequence is MTATQDPTNNAGPKSGAHAIPSYLDPNNIGPYEIYLEQVERVTPYLGKLAYWAETLKRPKRILVVDVPIHLDDGTVAHFEGYRVQHNTSRGPAKGGVRYHQDVTLSEVMALSAWMTVKNAAVNLPYGGGKGGIRIDPRQYSTGELERLTRRYTTEIGLIIGPEKDIPAPDVNTNPQTMAWMMDTYSMNVGRTATGVVTGKPVSLGGSLGRGDATGRGVFVTGAEAMKKLGMPMQGARVAVQGFGNVGEAAARIFHEHGAKIVAIQDVTGTIHSDAGIDPKAALEHLRRTGKITEMPGTEEIKRDEFWGVDCDVMIPAALEKQITLANAGQIKAKLIVEGANGPTIPAADDLLAERGVTVVPDVLANAGGVTVSYFEWVQDFSSFFWTEDEINKRLDRIMSEAFGSLWDVKERHGVTLRTAVYIVACTRVLEARALRGLYP